In Nicotiana tabacum cultivar K326 chromosome 17, ASM71507v2, whole genome shotgun sequence, one DNA window encodes the following:
- the LOC107806220 gene encoding uncharacterized protein LOC107806220, which translates to MKIKDGTYKSNSASSIEDQLTTDHQKLHHRRQKTRPPVAGGRRRVNGGSGSPNRLILLSKFKEKDEAEVGVSARKLAAGLWHLAAEFTAGGVKCQCGLIHPLHFRIPVTRSAVEGATKWDPGHLKMSREFKHSNGLVKLYKSQHTATTSFASALQVELIEARNCIQELEAKRGRLKKKYKHLVRKLEEERMSWMRREQRKMHSVIDGLKDDLRRERSNCKRLDVVNSKMLVDVADLKVSSRRYMHEYEKERKSRELLEDVCNELVKEIEEDKTEIEALKSEKARLGEEVEEERKMLQLAEVWREERVQMKLIDAKLLLEEKYRLMSNLISELQSFLRSSNVTVDVTSLSEAQVVKQVVDSLNIQEINEFSSGSPISNDIYTTKEDTIIFEAKKLGTNQCTDCSTPSHSSAVQIVGTESKRCATNSSSECLNGFLDHGESCKDGSGRSTVTHVEDQISSYTFGETKHSVNGIDGGRYLFSGKVNHEKNTGQSGSLDFETSEISSVPPKQSKKKESSFRKFWRSSLSFDEFCKTISLDESGGLSNGSTSNADVISSENVPAERELSYQDFENHCCSGGQRNPHIARAMKGCIEWPRGIPKYGLKSKILEARFENQKSQLCNVIKHMN; encoded by the exons ATGAAGATTAAAGATGGGACTTACAAGTCAAATTCTGCTAGTTCAATTGAGGATCAGTTGACTACTGATCATCAGAAGTTGCACCACCGCCGGCAGAAAACAAGACCTCCGGTGGCGGGAGGTCGGAGGAGGGTAAACGGTGGAAGTGGGTCACCCAATCGATTAATCTTGCTAAGCAAGTTTAAGGAAAAAGATGAGGCAGAGGTGGGTGTCTCTGCTAGGAAGCTCGCCGCTGGTCTGTGGCATTTGGCGGCGGAGTTCACCGCTGGTGGCGTGAAGTGTCAGTGTGGTTTGATTCATCCG CTCCATTTTAGGATACCAGTCACTAGATCTGCGGTGGAGGGAGCTACAAAGTGGGATCCTGGCCACTTAAAAATGTCCAGAGAATTTAAACATTCCAATGGCCTTGTAAAGCTTTATAAAAGTCAACATACTGCTACTACCTCATTTGCTTCTGCTTTACAAGTTGAACTAATAGAAGCGCGGAATTGCATTCAAGAGCTAGAAGCTAAGAGGGGACGCCttaaaaagaaatataaacacTTAGTGAGGAAGCTGGAAGAAGAAAGAATGTCATGGATGAGAAGAGAACAGCGGAAGATGCATTCTGTAATTGATGGCTTAAAAGATGACTTAAGAAGAGAAAGAAGTAATTGTAAACGACTGGATGTTGTTAATTCCAAAATGCTGGTTGATGTAGCTGATTTAAAGGTATCGTCCAGACGATATATGCACGAGtatgagaaagaaagaaaatccagagAATTACTGGAAGATGTGTGCAACGAGCTAGTCAAGGAGATTGAAGAAGACAAAACTGAAATTGAAGCTTTGAAGAGCGAAAAAGCCAGGCTTGGTGAGGAAgtggaagaagaaagaaaaatgctGCAATTGGCTGAGGTTTGGCGTGAAGAACGGGTTCAAATGAAGCTGATTGATGCGAAACTACTTTTAGAAGAAAAATATCGCCTGATGAGTAATCTTATATCAGAACTTCAGAGCTTTTTGAGATCTAGCAATGTAACTGTGGATGTGACTAGCTTAAGTGAAGCGCAGGTGGTCAAGCAGGTTGTTGACTCATTGAACATCCAAGAAATAAACGAGTTCTCTTCTGGCTCTCCAATATCGAATGACATATATACAACTAAAGAGGATACTATTATCTTTGAAGCTAAAAAATTGGGAACTAATCAGTGCACTGATTGTAGCACTCCTAGCCATTCCTCTGCAGTCCAAATTGTTGGTACTGAGAGTAAAAGATGTGCAACAAACTCCAGCAGTGAGTGTTTGAATGGCTTTCTTGATCATGGCGAGAGTTGCAAAGATGGAAGTGGGAGGAGTACAGTGACCCACGTGGAAGATCAGATTTCAAGTTACACTTTTGGTGAAACTAAGCACTCTGTCAATGGTATTGACGGGGGCAGATATCTTTTTAGTGGCAAAGTGAATCATGAGAAAAACACCGGTCAATCGGGTTCTCTGGATTTTGAGACCAGTGAAATCTCCTCGGTACCTCCAAAgcaatcaaagaagaaagaatccTCTTTTCGCAAATTTTGGAGATCCTCACTGTCATTTGATGAATTCTGCAAGACAATCTCACTCGATGAGAGTGGAGGACTTTCAAATGGATCAACATCTAATGCGGATGTTATTTCTTCAGAGAATGTACCAGCTGAAAGGGAACTATCCTACCAAGATTTTGAGAATCATTGCTGCTCAGGTGGTCAAAGAAATCCACATATTGCTCGAGCCATGAAAGGATGTATTGAATGGCCACGGGGAATCCCAAAGTATGGTTTGAAGTCCAAGATTTTGGAAGCAAGATTTGAGAACCAAAAATCGCAATTGTGCAATGTAATTAAACACATGAATTAG